The segment GTATGGCCTGCATGGCCGAGCCCGCGAGCGCCTGCCGATGGCAGGGTCAGCAGATCCGGTGAAATGCCGGAGCCGACGGTCACAGTCCGGATGAGAGAAGATGTGCCTGTGCAACATCACCGCGAACGCTCCGCGCTCGCGGCGCCTTGCGCTTGGCTTGTCACAGCCCTGGAACGTCTTTCGTCCATAACACTGCGAGAGCGTTTCCATGTCACATACCACGATGCAACCCCCTTCCTTTCTCGAGGCGACGAGTTTCCCCTCACGGCTCAAGCGTGCGCTGGCCGCGCTGCAACAGGGCCGGCCCGTCATTCTGATGGATGATTTCGACCGTGAAAACGAAGCCGACCTGATCATCGCCGCGGAAAACCTGACCCATGAGGCGATGGCACAGCTCATCCGCGACTGCAGCGGCATTGTCTGCCTGTGCCTGACACCGGAACTGGCCGACCATCTGGAACTGCCGCCCATGGTCGACAACAACGGAAGCCGTCACCAGACCGCCTTCACCATCACGATCGAAGCGCGTCACGGCGTCAGCACCGGAGTGTCGGCGGCGGATCGTGTCACCACGATCAAAGCCGCCGTGGCCAATGGCGCCCGGCCCGAAGACCTTGTCAGCCCGGGGCATGTATTCCCGTTGCGGGCCCATCCTGACGGCGTGC is part of the Paludibacterium paludis genome and harbors:
- the ribB gene encoding 3,4-dihydroxy-2-butanone-4-phosphate synthase, whose protein sequence is MSHTTMQPPSFLEATSFPSRLKRALAALQQGRPVILMDDFDRENEADLIIAAENLTHEAMAQLIRDCSGIVCLCLTPELADHLELPPMVDNNGSRHQTAFTITIEARHGVSTGVSAADRVTTIKAAVANGARPEDLVSPGHVFPLRAHPDGVLGRRGHTEGSVDLARMAGLKPAAVLCELMNPDGTMARGRDIERYMVEHDLVALTIDELARYRQWQDPILHPAGAAA